From the genome of Peptoniphilus sp. ING2-D1G:
ATAACCATTTTTTTACATGGGAAAATGAGTCAGACGATATGTACCAAAGCGAAAAATCAATTGAAACAAAAGACGGAAAAGAAATATTAGTTCTTTATTATAAAAATGAGATTGTAGGACTTGAATTTTATTTTGATTTAAAACATCTTATAAAAAATATTGATGTAAAAGATTATATTCCAATAGATGATTTATTTGATTATGAAAACGAGCAAGACGATTTAAAACTAAAAGAAAAATCACTACAAGAAATATTAAAAGAAGTATTTAAAAAACGTGGCTTGTTGAAAGATAATCAATGATACAAGCCACCAACTAAAAATACTTATCAGAGTAGTTCCCGCGCAAGCGGGGGTGATCCCCAGAAGAAATTTTTGGAGAAGTGTGATAATCTCTGTTTTTTAATTTCAAACTTTTTTGTATCGTAATAACTTATGTCATTGGAGAGGGTTGTCAATGTAAAAACAAAGCTCTATATTTAACCGTTGAGATTATATTTTTATTTAAAATTTAATTAAGGGTAAAATGTATGTGGAAAAAAGGTGGAATATGTAGTATAATGTTTTACATTCGCGGGAGTGCTGGAATGGCAGACAGGCATGTTTGAGGGGCATGTGCAAGTAATTGCGTGAGGGTTCAAGTCCCTTCTCCCGCACCATGTGGTATATTTTTCTTGATGAAAGATATGCCTTTTTTATTTGTCAATTTGTGATATATTCATAATATATGATTGGGGGGGGAATAGTATGAAAATAACTGCTTTAGTTGAAAATGAATCAAAGTGTGAATTAAAGTCTGTGCATGGATTATCCTTATATATTGAGACGAAAAAGCATAAAATCCTATTTGATTTGGGACCGGATGATACTCTTTTTGAAAATGCAAAAATGAGGGGGATAGATTTAGGTGTTGTGGATATTGTCATAATTTCTCACGGACATTCGGATCACGGTGGAGCCTTGGAAAAATTCTTGGAACTTAATTTTATTGCAAAAATTTATGTGCAGAAAAGGGCCTTTGAACCATACTACAGTAAATCATCTTCTTCAAAAATGTACTATATCGGATTGGACGAAAAATACAAGAACCATCCTCAGGTTGTTTTAGTTGATGGGGATTATGAGATTGATGATGAATTGCTTTTATTTACTGTAAAAAATAGGGATAAGTACTATTCCAATGCAAATGACAATCTGTATGCGCAAAAGGGCAAGGATGAGTTTGAACATGAGCAGAATTTAATAATCAGAGAAGAAAAATCAGCTCTTATCATGGGATGCGGACATATGGGCGTTGTCAATATCATGGAAAAAGCGGATAAGTATAATCCGGCTGTATGTGTAGGGGGTTATCATTTACACAGTCCTTCCGGTAAAAATTCAGCTTCCACAGAGCTTTTGAACGCAATAGCAATGGAACTTAAAAAATATACGCAGACTGCATTTTACACTTGTCATTGCACGGGAATGGAGGAGTTTAATTATCTGTCAGGAAAGCTTTCTAATTTGTATTATCTGCACTGCGGAGAGAGCATAGAGGTATAATTAAGATGTTGATTGAAATGAAGTTTTGATATAATTTTATGCACAATGATATCAATTGAATTTTTATTAAAGGATTTGGTTTCATGGACAAAGGAAACAGGTCCTTTAATTTTTATATATAATTTTTTGAAAAGTTATTTTTTGCTAATTAACTGTGTTGACATAGAAAAGTCCCTGTTTATCACAAAACAGGGACTTTTTAATAATAGTTTATGCTGCCTCTTTTTTTACTCTATTTTTTTGTACCATATAGATAGATGCTAATATAGCTATTCCAATTATGTCTGTTACTGTTCCCGGGTCTATTGATAATAATCCTCCGATTATGA
Proteins encoded in this window:
- a CDS encoding Metallo-beta-lactamase superfamily (High confidence in function and specificity), which gives rise to MKITALVENESKCELKSVHGLSLYIETKKHKILFDLGPDDTLFENAKMRGIDLGVVDIVIISHGHSDHGGALEKFLELNFIAKIYVQKRAFEPYYSKSSSSKMYYIGLDEKYKNHPQVVLVDGDYEIDDELLLFTVKNRDKYYSNANDNLYAQKGKDEFEHEQNLIIREEKSALIMGCGHMGVVNIMEKADKYNPAVCVGGYHLHSPSGKNSASTELLNAIAMELKKYTQTAFYTCHCTGMEEFNYLSGKLSNLYYLHCGESIEV